The Acidobacteriota bacterium region TCGCATCACCCGCTGGCGGTGGCGATGGCGATTTTGCATATCGAGTGGATGACGCAAAAACACTACACCGAAAGCATTCAGGATAATCAGCAACTCGACCCGCAGTTTAAAAGCCTGCTCAAACATCACTGGATGGAAGAAGCGCAACACGCCAAACTCGATACCTTGATGGTCGAAGCATTGGCGGCAAATTGCAGCGACGCAGAAATAGAACAAGCGGTTGAAGATTATTTGAAGATCGGCGGTTTTCTTGATGAAGGATTAAAGCAACAAACGACATTCGATCTGGAGAGTTTGCTGTGCGCGACGGGGCGCGATCTTTCACCCGATGAGCAGCAGGCTTTTATCGAAAAACAACATCAGGCAAATCGCTGGTCATATCTCGGTTCAGGCATGACGCACCCGAATTTTCTGGCGACACTTGAAAATTTAAGTCCCGCTGCCAGAAAACGAATCGAAGCGGTGGCGCCGGTTTTTTGTTAAGCGAAAGCTTTCACCCAACTATCGAAACTCACTTTAAAAAATGTTTATCAATTCGGAGGTATAAAAAAATGGAAGATAAAATCGTCGTAAACGGCGTTGATGTTACAAGGTTATTCAACACCATCAATGCCATTAAAGAAACGCCCACCCTGGCAACGTTTAATTTCCGTGCCAGCAATCAATGGATTAAAGGCGGTCATAACCGTTCAACTATCAAAGAATTTTACGGAGCCGGTCAAGAAGATGAAACGCGCTCCCGTCCCTTTATTTTCGATGCCGATGAACCGGATATTTTGTTGGGCGAAGACCAGGGCGCAAACCCCGTTGAATTTGTGCTGCACGCGCTTGCCGGTTGTTTAACCACGAGTTTGGTCTATCACGCGGCAGCGCAGGGCATTCATCTCGAAAGTGTGGAATCGACGCTGGAAGGCGAACTTGATTTACAGGGGTTTCTGGGACTCTCAGATGACATCCGAAATGGTTATAACGACATTCGCGTCACCTTCAATATCCGTTCGGATGCGCCGGTTGAAAAATTGCGAGAACTTTGTGAACTGGCGCAAAAACGTTCGCCGGTGTTCGATATTGTTTCCAATCCGGTGCCGGTCACTGTGCAACTTGCAATGTAGAGTTGCGCAAGCGGGTTGAATAGCTGATCAGTTAGCCATTCGGTTTGAGAAATCGCTTCCCCCTGGTTTTGCGCCGATTGCCCAATGATGAATTCGTTCAGGCAATCGGCGCGAAATTTTTTGGCGTTGTGGTGTTTCATCAAAATTTGCCCGGATATTCATAACCCGCTATCGGGTGAAACCTTTTTCACCTTTGCGACACTCACTCCTTCGACATTCAAATTCAAATAGGGAAGGACCAATGATTACCAAAGGTTTATTGATTTTCGTTTTACTCATTTCGATTTTACCTGCACAGCTTTTTGCGCAGGGACAGGCGACTGCTGAAAAAGCTGAGCGCGCTTATCAACAAAAAGATTATTCAACCAGCGCCCAACTCTACATTCAGGCGATTGCAGAAGGTGAGCGAAGCGCCAGCACATATTACAATGCCGCCTGTAGCCTGGCGCTCGCTGGCAAAAAAGATGAAGCGTTTTTGCATCTGCAAGAAGCCGTCAAAGGCGGCTGGGTCAATACCAATCATTTAAAACAGGACACGGATTTAAACAGCCTGCATAGCGACTCGCGCTGGCAACCGCTGGTTGAGAATTGTGCGGCTCAGGAAAAACGCCAAAAGGCGTTTTGGGAAGGCGCGGCGTTGAAAACCCCGTTTCGCGAAAACCTCAGCGAAGATGAAAAGATTGCCGGGCTTTCCAGGTTTTGGTCGGAAGTCAAATTCAACTTTGCCAATTTCGACCTGGTGCAGGGTTTGGATTGGGACAAACTCTATCTCGACTATTTGCCCAGAGTCCGACAAACCCAATCAACTTTTGAATACTACCGGGTGTTGATGGAGATGTGCGCCAAACTCAAAGACGGACACACCAATGTCTATGCGCCTGCCGAACTTGCCGATGAAACCTATGCGAGACCCGCAATCGCCACGCGCTTAATCGAAGGCAAAATTATTGTGCGTCGCGTGATGGATGAAAAACTCGCGCAGGATGGCATTGTTCAAGGGTTGGAAATTACCGAAATCAATGGGCAGCCCGCAAAGCAGTATGCCGACGAGCGCGTCGCGCCCTTTCAGAGCGCCTCGACCAAACAGGATTTGGAAGTTCGCGCCTTTGACTATTTTTTATTCTCCGGTTCAATCAGAGAACCGCTGGTGTTGACTTTCGCAGATGCTGATGGCAAACAACTGAAAAGGACGTTGACGCGATTGTCGCTAAAAGACCGGGCGAAACTCATCCCCAATGCGCCGCTCACGGAATTCAAAGTGTTGCCGGGCAACATCGGGTTGCTGTCGCTCAATGGATTTGACAACGACCAGTCGGTAAAACTTTTTGAAGCCGCTTACCCGGAGATTGAAAAAACCGATGCCTTGATTATTGATATTCGTAACAATGGTGGCGGCAATAGCGGTTTCGGTTATCGCATTCTCAGTTATCTCACAGACCAGCCGTTTCAAACGTCAAAATGGCAGACCCGCAGTTATCGCCCAGCCTATCGCGCCTGGGGAACCCCCGATGACTGGTATCGCAGCGAAGCCGGCAAGTCAAACCCCATCGGCTCGAAACTGTATTCAAAACCGGTTGTGGTGCTCACCAGTCCGCGCACTTATTCTGCCGCAGAAGATTTTGCCGTAGCTTTCGAGGTGATGAAACGCGGCAAAATCATTGGCGAAGCGACAGGCGGCAGCACCGGGCAACCGCTGTTTTTCAGTCTGCCGGGAGGCGGCAATGCGCGGGTTTGTACGAAACGCGATGCTTTTCCCGATGGACGCGAATTCGTTGGCGTCGGCGTTCAACCTGACATTTCCGTGTTGCCGACGCTTGCCGATTTTCGTGCCGGACGCGATGCGGTTTTAGAAGCGGCTGTGCTCGAAATCAAAAAACAACTTAAAAAATAGTTGTATCGGGCAAAGGTGCTCAAGCGGGTAGCTTTGCCCCAATTTAAATTACACCTGCGATTTACACGCCTCTTTTGCGTTCAGCAGGCGAAATTTCCCCACTGCGTGCGAGAAAACGCCCTAAACCTGAGCGCCGTTGAAATCCCTGAAACCTGCGAAGCGGAAATTGTCGCGCTTTTTTACGGCATACGATTTGCTATAAAAAATGATACTGCTAAGTGTAGGTTTAAGTTGTTGAGCCTGCGTTTACCAGCGGTTGATGGTCGGTCTCGAGAAAGGAGAGTGTACCATGAGCGAACGAATGAAGATTTTGCTTGCCTATGATGGTTCCGCGTGCGCAGACCATGCCATTGAAGATATGCAACGCGCCGGATTGCCTGCCGAAGCTGATGCTTTGGTTGTAGCGGTTGAAGAGGTTTGGCTGCCCGCGCCGCCCATGTCGAGTTATGAAATCGTTGAAAAAATGGTTTTGCCCGAAGGCCAGGTAGCCACGCAAATGGCTCCCGTAGCCGGTTTCAGGGCAGAAGACAGCGAAGCTTATAAATTGGCAGAGGAAGCCCAACGGAAAATCCAACGGTTGTTTCCTGCCTGGCAGGTGACGATCAAATGCGCCATCGGTTCACCGGCAACCGAAGTTTTACGAATTGCCGATGAATGGAAACCGGATTTGATTGTCGTGGGTTCGCACGGACGCACGGCGCTCGGGCGCTTCTTTTTTGGCAGCGTATCACACAAAATTGTGACCGAAGCGCATGCGACAGTGCGGGTTTCGCGATGTGCGGAAACCAATGGGGTCGAAAAAGAGAAGTTGCTGATTGCGGTTGATGGGTCGATGAATGCGGAAACTGCCATCCAGACCGTCGCGCATAGACAATTTCCCGCAGAAACCGAGGCGCGTGTGGTGATTGTTACAGACCCGCTCAAACCTTCACTGGTCGGAGCTTTTATTCCGCGCGTCAGCGAATGGGTTGATGAGAGCAACAAAGATGAGCGCAACTGGGCGCGGGATACGGCGCGTCAGCAGGCGGAAATTTTAAACCGCGCCGGTTTTCTGGCTTCTTATGCGGTGCGCGAAGGCGACCCGCGACGCGAACTGATTCGCGAAGCCGAAGACTGGAACGCGACCACCATTTTCGTTGGCGCGAGAGGGTTGAATACGGTTGATCGGTTCCTGCTTGGCAGCGTATCGGCAGCCATTGCCCAACGCGCCGAATGCACCGTTGAAATCGTGCGCCCGAAAACCT contains the following coding sequences:
- a CDS encoding OsmC family protein, translated to MEDKIVVNGVDVTRLFNTINAIKETPTLATFNFRASNQWIKGGHNRSTIKEFYGAGQEDETRSRPFIFDADEPDILLGEDQGANPVEFVLHALAGCLTTSLVYHAAAQGIHLESVESTLEGELDLQGFLGLSDDIRNGYNDIRVTFNIRSDAPVEKLRELCELAQKRSPVFDIVSNPVPVTVQLAM
- a CDS encoding S41 family peptidase, translating into MITKGLLIFVLLISILPAQLFAQGQATAEKAERAYQQKDYSTSAQLYIQAIAEGERSASTYYNAACSLALAGKKDEAFLHLQEAVKGGWVNTNHLKQDTDLNSLHSDSRWQPLVENCAAQEKRQKAFWEGAALKTPFRENLSEDEKIAGLSRFWSEVKFNFANFDLVQGLDWDKLYLDYLPRVRQTQSTFEYYRVLMEMCAKLKDGHTNVYAPAELADETYARPAIATRLIEGKIIVRRVMDEKLAQDGIVQGLEITEINGQPAKQYADERVAPFQSASTKQDLEVRAFDYFLFSGSIREPLVLTFADADGKQLKRTLTRLSLKDRAKLIPNAPLTEFKVLPGNIGLLSLNGFDNDQSVKLFEAAYPEIEKTDALIIDIRNNGGGNSGFGYRILSYLTDQPFQTSKWQTRSYRPAYRAWGTPDDWYRSEAGKSNPIGSKLYSKPVVVLTSPRTYSAAEDFAVAFEVMKRGKIIGEATGGSTGQPLFFSLPGGGNARVCTKRDAFPDGREFVGVGVQPDISVLPTLADFRAGRDAVLEAAVLEIKKQLKK
- a CDS encoding universal stress protein, whose translation is MSERMKILLAYDGSACADHAIEDMQRAGLPAEADALVVAVEEVWLPAPPMSSYEIVEKMVLPEGQVATQMAPVAGFRAEDSEAYKLAEEAQRKIQRLFPAWQVTIKCAIGSPATEVLRIADEWKPDLIVVGSHGRTALGRFFFGSVSHKIVTEAHATVRVSRCAETNGVEKEKLLIAVDGSMNAETAIQTVAHRQFPAETEARVVIVTDPLKPSLVGAFIPRVSEWVDESNKDERNWARDTARQQAEILNRAGFLASYAVREGDPRRELIREAEDWNATTIFVGARGLNTVDRFLLGSVSAAIAQRAECTVEIVRPKT